A window from Osmia lignaria lignaria isolate PbOS001 chromosome 8, iyOsmLign1, whole genome shotgun sequence encodes these proteins:
- the LOC117606736 gene encoding putative histone-lysine N-methyltransferase set-23, which translates to MEASACPDDYEHPIPGVMYIVNNIPGPGIDIEDFESEYSVGCSCTIQCTDCSCTRGFPNYINGRIIDEKLSGPILECNSCCTCGQDCGNRLVQNGPLNSLKVLEASNKGLGLFTAKLIKRGQFICEYAGEVIGIDEARHRFEANKNSMNYVLVVSEHIGDQNIVTCIDPKYFGNIGRYANHSCEPNTNIVPIRIEGTTPRLCLFACRDIEAGDEITFSYADGIANSVRNFSETRCLCGSSNCVGYLPHNSI; encoded by the coding sequence ATGGAGGCAAGTGCTTGTCCCGACGACTACGAGCACCCGATACCTGGTGTTATGTACATAGTAAATAATATACCAGGTCCTGGAATAGATATAGAAGATTTTGAATCGGAATACTCTGTAGGTTGTTCGTGTACGATCCAGTGCACCGATTGTTCGTGTACACGTGGCTTTCCTAATTATATCAATGGTCGTATAATAGATGAGAAATTATCAGGTCCTATACTCGAATGTAATTCTTGCTGCACCTGCGGCCAAGATTGCGGGAATAGACTGGTGCAGAACGGTCCATTGAATAGTTTAAAGGTACTCGAAGCTAGTAACAAAGGTCTTGGTCTTTTCACTGCTAAGTTGATTAAAAGAGGCCAATTTATTTGCGAATACGCTGGTGAAGTGATCGGTATCGACGAAGCTCGCCATCGGTTCGAGGCGAATAAAAATAGTATGAATTATGTTCTGGTGGTCTCTGAACACATTGGAGATCAAAATATCGTAACGTGTATAGATCCTAAGTATTTCGGTAACATTGGACGTTACGCTAATCACAGTTGCGAACCAAATACGAATATCGTACCTATAAGAATAGAAGGAACGACACCTCGTTTATGTTTATTCGCCTGTAGAGATATCGAAGCCGGGGATGAGATAACATTTAGCTATGCTGACGGAATTGCCAATTCCGTCCGTAATTTTAGTGAAACGCGCTGCCTTTGCGGTTCCAGCAACTGTGTTGGCTACCTGCCTCataattctatttaa
- the LOC117606732 gene encoding nuclear RNA export factor 1, with product MQRTNLPIVPMQLDSSIAIKISMGGSMFQERTLMGRSDVWHKVKIVKGTQYSKESVLKAILSAIEPADLIPVKYQASGEDTYFLARNCAHALDKLCKTNLIIKNPEGDPLILIVTLGYASIHDLKLNLQPLLLAAMSKRYDSNKKSLNLEQFHKDPEMFKTIYCPLSQPRTFNHVMKLMKTAIGTVEHLNLQKNELTNLSAIENSNVTTIKNLDLRYNRIISMDVLAALKDLRITKLWLDGNPLCENYSNSKQYIQSVKRYCPHLILLDGVYIRSTDLPLMYVNYFKTESREELVTRFVNHFFNLYDHGDRTVLRGLYYKNAFYSMSFGITTTVAQKRNLGQFTANRNLLRKVDPNKKRQHLYYGQDNILGGLKRLPRSYHDRNSFGCDLMYDDGKCLAISVSGLFKVLINSPQVLSFNRTFVLFAGPDNEYNILNDQYHVDSTSEEISPNSIESKISFEEITPLCFSTSEKKELFNKFMEVTTLNHEWCHTYLEEAKWNIRKAISNFMKDYKSSAIPSDAFLR from the coding sequence ATGCAGAGAACAAATCTACCAATTGTACCCATGCAACTGGATTCTTCCATCGCGATCAAGATAAGCATGGGTGGATCAATGTTTCAAGAAAGAACATTAATGGGTCGTTCAGATGTGTGGCATaaagttaaaattgttaaaggaACCCAATACAGCAAGGAGTCTGTATTGAAAGCTATTTTGAGTGCCATAGAACCAGCAGACCTGATCCCTGTTAAGTATCAAGCCAGTGGAGAAGACACCTATTTCCTAGCACGTAACTGTGCCCATGCACTTGACAAACTTTGTAAAACTAACTTAATCATTAAGAATCCAGAAGGAGATccattaatattaatagtaaCTCTGGGATATGCATCCATTCATGATCTCAAATTAAATCTACAACCCCTGTTACTAGCAGCAATGTCCAAAAGATACGATTCAAATAAGAAATCTTTGAACTTGGAACAATTTCACAAAGATCCTGAAATGTTTAAAACGATTTACTGTCCATTATCCCAACCGAGAACTTTTAATCACgttatgaaattaatgaaaacagCGATCGGTACTGTCGAACACCTGAATTTACAGAAGAACGAATTAACTAATCTGTCTGCCATAGAAAATTCTAATGTAACTACTATAAAGAACCTTGATCTAAGGTACAATCGTATAATTTCTATGGACGTGCTAGCTGCTTTGAAGGATCTGCGCATAACGAAGCTGTGGTTGGATGGAAATCCTCTCTgtgaaaattattcaaactcAAAGCAGTACATACAGTCTGTCAAAAGATATTGTCCTCATTTGATTCTTCTGGATGGAGTTTATATTAGATCCACAGACCTGCCACTGatgtatgttaattattttaaaactgaATCAAGAGAGGAACTAGTCACCAGATTTGTTAACCATTTCTTCAATTTATACGACCACGGCGACAGAACAGTTCTAAGAGGACTGTATTATAAGAATGCATTTTACTCCATGAGCTTTGGTATCACGACCACTGTAGCTCAGAAAAGAAACCTTGGTCAGTTCACAGCAAACAGGAACTTACTGAGAAAAGTCGATCCTAATAAGAAACGACAGCACCTCTATTACGGTCAAGATAATATCTTGGGGGGTTTGAAAAGATTGCCAAGATCCTACCATGACAGAAATTCATTTGGATGCGACCTGATGTACGATGATGGTAAATGCTTAGCTATCTCTGTCAGTGGTTTGTTTAAAGTATTGATCAATTCCCCtcaagttttatcgttcaatagAACATTCGTCCTGTTTGCTGGTCCTGATAACGAATACAATATTCTGAACGATCAGTATCACGTGGATTCGACCTCTGAAGAAATTTCTCCTAACAGTATAGAATCAAAGATCTCGTTCGAAGAGATCACGCCATTATGCTTCAGTACATCCGAAAAGAAagaattgtttaataaatttatggAAGTGACCACGCTGAACCACGAATGGTGTCATACCTATCTGGAAGAAGCTAAGTGGAACATAAGAAaagcaatttcaaatttcatgaaGGATTACAAATCTTCAGCTATACCAAGTGATGCATTCTTAAGATAA
- the Cchl gene encoding cytochrome c heme lyase, producing the protein MGNVMNFAVSATDVIIPQQRQPQLSKVHHEKHKPEGEPPPECPMHKSAEKKEPPKHISECPIHDMNKDDINPLNMMPAANQHPAPDQPFPLPTDRQVSSIPKATEKTEFWVYPSQQMFWNAMLRKGWRWKNDDISPKDMDDIIKIHNANNEQAWLEVLKWEALHARECSTPKLRSFGGKATQYSPRARIRYWMGYELPFDRHDWIVDRCGKNVRYIIDYYDGGQVDEKYTFALLDVRPAMDSLENIWDRMRVAWMRWRYSNESKESEYATKSQ; encoded by the exons atgggtAACGTAATGAACTTTGCTGTTTCTGCAACCGATGTAATTATACCACAGCAACGACAACCACAACTTTCAAAAGTTCATCATGAAAAACATAAACCCGAAGGAGAACCACCACCAGAGTGTCCTATGCATAAATCAGCAGAGAAAAAAGAACCTCCTAAACATATTAGCGAATGTCCAATACACGACATGAACAAAGATGATATTAATCCCCTCAACATG ATGCCTGCGGCTAATCAACACCCAGCGCCGGATCAACCTTTTCCACTGCCCACAGACAGACAAGTTTCATCTATACCTAAAGCAACTGAGAAAACTGAATTTTGGGTATATCCTTCTCAACAAATGTTTTGGAACGCGATGCTTAGGAAAGGATGGCGTTGGAAAAATGACGACATATCGCCAAAAGATATGGATGATATTATAAAGATTCACAATGCTAACAACGAACAAGCTTGGCTGGAAGTTCTCAAGTGGGAGGCGCTTCACGCAAGAGAATGTAGTACTCCAAAACTGCGCAGCTTTGGTGGCAAAGCCACACAGTATTCGCCGCGTGCGCGGATTCGATATTGGATGgg GTATGAATTGCCATTCGATCGTCATGACTGGATCGTGGACAGATGCGGGAAAAATGTAAGATACATTATAGACTACTACGACGGTGGCCAAGTAGACGAAAAGTATACGTTCGCTTTGCTAGACGTTAGGCCAGCTATGGATTCTTTGGAAAATATCTGGGATCGCATGCGAGTTGCATGGATGCGTTGGAGATATAGCAACGAGTCTAAGGAATCGGAGTACGCGACGAAATCGCAATAA
- the LOC117606730 gene encoding uncharacterized protein LOC117606730, with product MEQTRRLLFLAWVAVFWTSALGLQRPPPRYSQQEMPETSFSCRNKIVGSYYADAETDCQVFHVCVSVSGTVQDYKFLCPNDTAFDQESQTCADWYDVDCEAATLYYASDNFDLYRIGSGLESLHYDSIRTDAEPQDHLQRSETSDPVRSSANNLNRISPSYNSNNNNNRDLRGSNTGNFYNRNGKEDDYENDKSYKDEVVQETKKKTGVRKVSRKQQLNENNYVSSSTPAPAPISNQNTYTGFYSGNNYNQRANGFVQSTSSRPQENYNRNQNGQVYNVPSSTYKPSTNYQNNYNFQSPSTTSKTTIYNAYNQNYNNQQNNGNFVQSTTAKPANYNKNYQSYSNGQFSLPTTLQPSTNYQANDYTNYQRNYNNIQRTNGNNVPYPTTTASPVYDNTYSSNNNGQYRAATSTRQDVAQTTKYFPSFASSSYAPTTYSPATKKYIDNSQAQTVTRNTENGQYYEKSSQSIKSSSQYYDSTKTPKKATQYNYDNGKYYTESSTSNYEFARSSVGIGFSPASINHLAETPRSTTPVPRRVSTVTTYNPNSFNSNTQKASQPQTTPRASTYVSGSARPFSSTTRLASSTTPRPKSGKKNDYDYAYYDNTAGLEYDGLDLEHVTGNKESTKIARN from the exons ATGGAGCAGACACGACGTCTCTTGTTCCTTGCATGGG TGGCTGTTTTCTGGACCTCTGCCCTCGGTCTTCAACGACCGCCGCCCAGGTACTCGCAGCAGGAAATGCCGGAGACATCCTTCAGTTGTCGCAACAAGATCGTAGGAAGCTATTACGCGGACGCTGAGACCGACTGCCAAGTGTTTCACGTCTGCGTGTCTGTGTCCGGCACCGTCCAGGATTACAA GTTCTTATGCCCGAACGACACAGCCTTCGACCAGGAAAGCCAAACATGCGCCGATTGGTACGACGTGGACTGCGAAGCCGCCACTTTGTACTACGCCAGTGACAATTTCGATTTGTATAGAATCGGATCCGGGTTGGAATCCCTCCATTACGACAGTATTCGTACCGACGCGGAGCCTCAGGATCATCTTCAGCGCAGCGAGACCAGCGACCCTGTTCGCTCGTCCGCTAACAACCTCAACAGAATATCCCCCAGTTACAAttccaacaacaacaacaacagagACCTACGCGGCAGCAACACCGGCAATTTTTATAACAGGAACGGTAAAGAGGACGATTACGAGAACGACAAGTCCTACAAGGACGAGGTTGTTcaagagacgaagaagaagactgGAGTGAGGAAAGTCAGTAGGAAGCAGCAGctgaatgaaaataattacgTTTCATCCAGCACACCCGCACCTGCGCCTATTAGCAATCAGAACACCTACACCGGCTTCTACAGTGggaataattataatcaaaGAGCCAATGGCTTCGTCCAGTCGACCAGTTCCAGGCCTCAGGAAAATTATAACAGAAATCAGAATGGACAGGTTTACAATGTACCATCCTCCACGTACAAACCCTCCACCAACTATCAGAACAATTACAATTTCCAGAGTCCCAGTACGACGTCCAAGACGACCATCTACAACGCCTATAATCAGAATTATAATAATCAACAGAACAATGGTAATTTTGTTCAGAGCACGACCGCGAAGCCGGCTAATTACAACAAGAATTATCAGAGTTACAGCAACGGACAATTTTCACTGCCGACCACTCTGCAGCCGAGTACCAATTACCAGGCGAACGATTACACGAATTATCagagaaattataataatattcaacgCACGAACGGTAATAATGTACCTTATCCGACGACCACCGCTTCGCCTGTTTACGATAATACGTACAGTAGTAATAACAATGGACAATACAGAGCAGCCACGTCTACCAGGCAAGACGTTGCTCAAACTACAAAGTATTTCCCCAGTTTCGCGAGCAGCAGTTACGCGCCTACAACCTACAGTCCGGCTACGAAGAAGTATATAGATAACAGCCAGGCGCAGACTGTGACCAGGAACACAGAGAACGGGCAGTATTACGAGAAATCTAGCCAGTCGATAAAGAGTTCGTCCCAGTATTACGACAGCACGAAAACACCGAAAAAGGCTACTCAGTATAATTACGACAACGGGAAATATTATACCGAGAGTAGTACCAGTAATTACGAATTCGCGAGATCGTCCGTTGGGATTGGGTTCAGTCCTGCGAGTATCAATCATTTGGCTGAGACACCGCGATCCACCACTCCAGTGCCAAG AAGAGTTTCTACCGTGACCACGTATAATCCGAATAGCTTCAATTCGAACACGCAAAAAGCATCGCAGCCACAGACGACACCCCGAGCGAGTACGTACGTGAGTGGGTCAGCCAGACCCTTCTCGTCGACGACCAGGCTAGCGAGTAGCACTACGCCACGACCGAAATCCGGCAAGAAGAATGATTACGATTACGCCTACTATGATAACACAGCTGGTCTCGAATACGATGGTTTGGACTTGGAACACGTAACCGGAAATAAGGAATCGACGAAGATCGCGAGGAATTGA